The following are from one region of the Thiocapsa rosea genome:
- the tnpC gene encoding IS66 family transposase has product MPKTPPTTDRPDSKDAELTRLRAQNAEQAKQIAELLQRIRDLEARLGKDSHNSSKPPSSDPPFKKPPPRSRRVRSGMKPGGQKDHPGATRALVEDPEHRIVMPLEGLCGCGRDCAELAVEVLPERRQVIDLVVHREVTEYRAVTGVCACGQVHRSAFPEAVGAPVQYGPGLSALAVYLTDYQNLPYRRSAELIGVLAGITLSPATLLNMGRKAAARLAAPVAAIGQSIVRSAVAHADETGMRVAGALQWLHVLSTSVLTFYAVHAKRGAEALTGIGLLDGFRGILVHDHWRAYLSIPARHAFCNAHHLRELIALAEADPVLSWPKQLIALLCEANDATIAARAAGLEALPDGVVKDVFTRYDTILADGVFFHPQRLPPPGSRRRVKQTPAYNLVARLRTHRDEVLRFVTDLRVPFDNNQAERDLRMPKLKQKVSGCFRAPEGAAAFATVRSYLSTLRKQSIDLYPALVMTFRGQPPMPRLP; this is encoded by the coding sequence ATGCCTAAGACGCCACCGACAACCGACCGCCCCGACAGCAAAGATGCCGAGCTGACGCGGTTGCGAGCGCAGAACGCCGAGCAGGCGAAACAGATCGCCGAACTGCTCCAGCGCATCCGCGATTTGGAAGCGCGCTTGGGCAAGGATAGCCACAACTCCAGCAAGCCCCCGTCCTCGGACCCGCCGTTCAAGAAACCGCCGCCGCGCTCGCGCCGCGTGCGCAGCGGCATGAAGCCCGGTGGTCAGAAGGATCATCCCGGTGCCACCCGAGCACTGGTCGAGGATCCCGAGCACCGCATCGTTATGCCCCTGGAGGGGCTTTGCGGCTGCGGGCGCGACTGCGCCGAGCTGGCTGTCGAGGTCTTGCCCGAGCGCCGTCAGGTCATCGATCTGGTGGTGCACCGCGAGGTCACCGAGTATCGCGCCGTGACCGGCGTGTGTGCCTGCGGCCAGGTGCATCGCAGCGCCTTCCCGGAGGCGGTCGGTGCACCGGTGCAATACGGCCCCGGACTGTCGGCCTTGGCGGTGTATTTGACCGACTACCAAAACCTGCCCTATCGGCGCAGCGCCGAGCTGATCGGTGTCTTGGCGGGGATCACGCTCTCCCCGGCCACCCTCCTCAACATGGGTCGCAAAGCGGCGGCGCGCCTGGCGGCACCCGTGGCGGCGATCGGTCAATCCATCGTGCGCAGCGCCGTGGCCCATGCCGATGAAACGGGGATGCGCGTCGCCGGCGCCCTGCAGTGGCTGCATGTGCTGAGCACCTCGGTGCTGACGTTTTACGCCGTGCACGCCAAGCGCGGCGCCGAGGCGTTGACCGGCATCGGCCTGCTCGACGGCTTTCGCGGCATCCTGGTCCACGATCACTGGCGGGCGTACTTGAGCATCCCGGCACGGCATGCCTTCTGCAATGCCCATCACCTGCGCGAACTCATCGCCCTCGCCGAAGCCGACCCCGTGCTGTCCTGGCCCAAGCAGCTGATCGCCTTGCTGTGCGAGGCCAACGACGCCACCATCGCCGCCCGCGCGGCCGGCCTCGAAGCCCTCCCCGATGGGGTGGTGAAGGACGTCTTCACCCGTTACGACACCATCCTCGCCGACGGGGTCTTCTTTCATCCGCAGCGCCTGCCGCCACCGGGCAGTCGACGACGGGTCAAACAGACGCCGGCCTACAACCTGGTCGCGCGCCTGCGCACCCACCGCGACGAGGTCCTGCGGTTTGTCACGGACTTGCGCGTCCCCTTCGACAATAACCAAGCCGAACGCGACCTGCGCATGCCCAAGCTTAAGCAAAAGGTCTCGGGCTGCTTCCGCGCGCCCGAAGGTGCCGCGGCCTTCGCCACGGTACGCTCCTATCTGTCCACCCTGCGCAAGCAGTCGATCGATCTCTATCCCGCCCTTGTGATGACCTTCCGGGGTCAGCCTCCGATGCCGCGCTTGCCGTAA
- a CDS encoding reverse transcriptase domain-containing protein gives MSGTQRSIFIETPLRQIAEQAIEHPDRVFTSLIHRMDLDLLREAFYELRRDGAPGFSGITVKDYAKDLEANLEDLHRRLRTRSYVAPPIKRVWIDKDNGKKRPIGLVEIEDKIVQKAVSILMGAVVEQDFLPISYGFREGRNAHDALADLREQCMTHGIRWIYDGDITGFFDNLDWGWLREFIQRRINDGGILRLIGQWLHAGIIEGEEISYSDKGTPQGGVISPLLANIYLHYVLDEWFETEVKPRMRGHCFLVRFADDFVIGFQNENVTVQVSLPNNPLGR, from the coding sequence ATGAGCGGCACACAGAGGTCAATCTTCATCGAAACACCACTGCGGCAAATCGCAGAGCAAGCGATCGAGCATCCGGATCGGGTCTTCACAAGCCTGATCCACCGCATGGACTTGGACCTTCTACGCGAGGCCTTCTACGAACTGCGTCGAGATGGCGCACCGGGATTCAGTGGAATCACGGTCAAGGACTACGCCAAGGACCTGGAGGCCAACCTCGAGGACCTCCACCGGCGGCTGAGGACGCGGAGCTATGTGGCCCCGCCGATCAAGCGCGTGTGGATCGACAAGGACAACGGAAAGAAACGTCCGATCGGACTCGTGGAAATCGAAGACAAGATCGTCCAGAAAGCGGTATCGATACTGATGGGGGCGGTCGTGGAGCAAGACTTCCTGCCGATCTCCTATGGCTTTCGGGAGGGGCGCAACGCCCATGACGCCCTCGCGGACCTACGCGAGCAGTGCATGACGCACGGTATTCGATGGATCTATGACGGAGACATCACAGGATTCTTCGACAACCTTGACTGGGGCTGGCTAAGGGAGTTCATTCAGCGCCGGATCAATGATGGTGGGATACTTCGGCTGATCGGGCAGTGGTTACATGCCGGCATCATCGAGGGAGAAGAGATCAGCTATAGCGATAAAGGAACGCCACAAGGCGGGGTCATTAGCCCCTTGCTGGCGAATATCTATCTCCACTACGTACTGGATGAGTGGTTCGAGACTGAAGTCAAGCCACGGATGAGAGGGCATTGCTTCCTCGTACGGTTTGCCGATGACTTCGTCATCGGCTTTCAGAATGAGAACGTAACTGTTCAGGTCAGCTTGCCAAACAATCCCCTGGGGCGGTAA
- a CDS encoding BrnT family toxin, which translates to MPRWPELRARLAGTVFGDPMALTFDDPDHSTGERRFLTFGVSRTGKFLIVCHVERGGDTRIISARKMSKHEKRIYEES; encoded by the coding sequence GTGCCACGATGGCCGGAGTTACGAGCAAGGCTGGCCGGGACTGTCTTTGGTGACCCGATGGCACTGACGTTCGACGATCCCGATCATTCCACCGGCGAGAGGCGTTTCCTTACCTTCGGCGTCTCGCGAACGGGGAAATTTCTGATTGTTTGCCACGTTGAACGAGGCGGCGACACGAGAATCATCAGTGCACGCAAAATGAGCAAACACGAGAAGAGAATCTATGAAGAAAGCTAA
- a CDS encoding YybH family protein, which produces MPFDTPQDAEDAFYDALEAGDPAVMAEVWEDSESIACLLPMTPLVMGREVLQLWRSIFEQAGAFDIQVRHLAWIEAGETAVHLIEERMQGGAPGQPGPAIYGTNVFRKGADGWRLLIHQNSPTPQAPSAPGA; this is translated from the coding sequence ATGCCGTTCGACACACCTCAGGACGCCGAGGACGCCTTCTACGATGCGCTGGAGGCGGGCGACCCCGCGGTCATGGCCGAGGTGTGGGAGGACTCGGAGAGCATCGCCTGTCTCTTGCCGATGACGCCGCTGGTAATGGGGCGGGAGGTGCTGCAGCTTTGGCGATCCATCTTCGAGCAAGCCGGGGCCTTCGACATCCAGGTGCGTCACCTCGCCTGGATCGAGGCCGGCGAGACCGCGGTCCATCTGATCGAAGAGCGGATGCAAGGCGGGGCACCAGGTCAGCCGGGTCCCGCGATCTACGGCACCAACGTCTTCAGAAAAGGGGCCGATGGCTGGCGCCTGCTGATTCACCAGAACTCGCCGACGCCGCAGGCGCCGAGTGCGCCGGGGGCTTGA
- the mtaB gene encoding tRNA (N(6)-L-threonylcarbamoyladenosine(37)-C(2))-methylthiotransferase MtaB: MRRGLEIGPDHHGPAVSLGRRVHIATLGCRLNEAESEEWAERFRDAGFRVVDADAPADLVVVNTCAVTQEAVRKSRGVLRRSQRANPRARLIVSGCLATLGDSAVSAETGVDLIVVNRDKDRLVEIALATLNLPAMAETAATDAAGALFARGRQRAFIKIQDGCRYSCTFCITTVARGAERSRTPAEIIGAIDRLVAQGIREVVLTGVHLGGYGSDSGGTLSELIARILGETGIPRLRLGSLEPWDLGDAFWRNFEDPRLMPHLHLPLQSGSDHVLRRMARRCKTAEFASLVEQGRARVPDLNITTDIIVGFPGESVDDWDETLAFAESMRFGHIHAFAYSPRTGTRAAEMPSQVDSHTKHRRLIALKDLALQMREAVLREQIGKSVEILCEGNPDGERRDTRFGYTPNYLPVQVATHDTAIDGNQLVKAVLSGLDDAGLMLVGRPMDRRTDSRD; this comes from the coding sequence GTGCGCCGGGGGCTTGAGATCGGACCCGATCACCATGGGCCCGCAGTAAGCCTCGGTCGGCGCGTCCATATCGCGACGCTCGGCTGTCGGCTCAACGAGGCCGAATCCGAGGAGTGGGCGGAGCGTTTTCGGGACGCAGGTTTTCGCGTAGTCGATGCGGACGCCCCTGCCGACCTGGTGGTCGTCAACACCTGCGCCGTCACGCAGGAGGCGGTGCGTAAATCGCGCGGCGTCCTGCGGCGTAGCCAACGCGCCAACCCGAGGGCACGACTGATCGTCAGCGGCTGTCTCGCCACGCTCGGGGACAGCGCCGTCTCGGCCGAGACCGGTGTCGATCTGATCGTCGTCAATCGCGACAAGGACCGCTTGGTCGAGATCGCGCTCGCCACCCTGAACCTTCCGGCCATGGCCGAGACGGCCGCAACCGATGCCGCCGGAGCACTCTTCGCGCGGGGCCGTCAGCGTGCCTTCATCAAGATTCAGGATGGCTGTCGCTACAGCTGCACCTTCTGCATCACCACCGTCGCGCGGGGTGCGGAGCGCAGCCGGACACCTGCCGAGATCATCGGCGCCATCGACCGGCTGGTCGCGCAGGGCATCCGCGAGGTGGTCCTGACCGGCGTGCATCTCGGCGGATACGGCAGCGACTCGGGCGGCACGCTCTCCGAGCTGATCGCGCGCATCCTCGGCGAGACCGGGATCCCCCGTCTGCGCCTCGGCTCGTTGGAACCTTGGGATCTCGGCGATGCCTTTTGGCGAAACTTCGAGGATCCGCGCCTGATGCCGCATCTGCACCTGCCGCTGCAAAGCGGCTCGGACCACGTCCTGCGACGCATGGCGCGGCGCTGCAAGACGGCGGAATTCGCGAGCCTGGTCGAGCAGGGTCGCGCGCGCGTGCCGGACCTCAACATCACGACCGACATCATCGTCGGCTTCCCCGGCGAGAGCGTCGATGACTGGGACGAGACGCTCGCCTTCGCCGAGTCGATGCGATTCGGGCACATCCATGCCTTTGCCTACTCGCCGCGGACCGGAACCCGTGCGGCCGAGATGCCGAGTCAGGTCGATAGCCACACCAAGCATCGGCGCTTGATCGCGCTGAAGGACCTCGCACTGCAGATGCGCGAAGCGGTCCTGCGCGAGCAGATCGGCAAGTCCGTCGAGATCCTCTGCGAGGGCAACCCCGACGGCGAGCGGCGGGACACCCGATTCGGCTACACCCCCAACTATCTGCCGGTCCAGGTCGCGACGCATGATACCGCCATCGACGGCAATCAGCTTGTCAAGGCTGTGCTTTCCGGATTGGACGACGCTGGACTCATGCTGGTCGGACGGCCGATGGATCGGCGAACGGACAGCCGCGACTGA
- the murI gene encoding glutamate racemase, which yields MTSDQPIGVFDSGVGGLSVLREIRRALPREDLLYVADSAYAPYGDQSADAIELRAVAVTERLIARGAKAIVVACNTATGAAARVLRSRYPVPVIAMEPAVKPAIEQTRTGVVGVLATRQTLASHTFKQLLARLGEGPEILLQACPGLVERVEVGDLEGDGTRALLASYLEPLLAQGADTLVLGCTHYPHLGRLIGEIAGPRTTVLDSGAAVARQVYRRLAEAGLLAPPGRVGIERFWTSGEPARVSAVMERLWGAPLELYPLTREAATPFVGDGAVLVAQGAGCSR from the coding sequence ATGACGTCTGACCAACCGATCGGCGTCTTCGACTCGGGTGTCGGCGGTCTCTCGGTCCTGCGCGAGATCCGTCGCGCGCTGCCGCGCGAAGATCTGCTCTATGTGGCCGACTCGGCGTATGCGCCTTACGGCGATCAGTCTGCCGACGCGATCGAGCTGCGCGCCGTTGCCGTCACCGAGCGCCTGATTGCTCGCGGGGCGAAGGCGATCGTCGTGGCCTGCAATACGGCGACGGGTGCCGCGGCCCGGGTGCTTCGGAGCCGGTATCCGGTGCCGGTGATCGCCATGGAGCCTGCGGTCAAGCCGGCCATCGAGCAGACCCGCACGGGCGTGGTCGGGGTTCTGGCCACGCGACAAACCCTGGCGAGCCACACCTTCAAGCAGCTGCTCGCGCGCTTGGGCGAGGGGCCGGAGATTCTCCTTCAGGCCTGTCCGGGTCTGGTCGAGCGGGTGGAGGTCGGCGACCTGGAGGGCGACGGTACCCGAGCCCTGTTGGCCAGCTACCTTGAGCCGCTCTTGGCGCAGGGTGCCGATACCCTGGTCCTGGGCTGCACCCATTATCCGCATCTGGGCAGGCTGATCGGCGAGATCGCCGGACCCCGGACGACCGTGTTGGACTCCGGCGCTGCCGTTGCGCGGCAGGTTTACCGCCGACTGGCCGAGGCCGGATTGCTGGCACCGCCCGGCCGTGTCGGAATCGAGCGCTTCTGGACGAGCGGCGAGCCGGCCAGGGTCTCTGCGGTGATGGAGCGGCTCTGGGGCGCACCTTTGGAGCTCTATCCGTTGACCCGGGAGGCGGCGACACCCTTTGTCGGCGACGGGGCGGTCCTCGTCGCCCAAGGCGCCGGGTGCAGCCGATGA
- the xthA gene encoding exodeoxyribonuclease III, with protein sequence MFKIISFNINGIRARPHQLEAIKAVHDPDVLGLQECKVADDAFPVDLVRGLGFATHFHGQKSHYGVALLSKVEPLFVAKGFPGDAEDAQRRAIIGRYPLPGGDEITVINGYFPQGESRDHPIKFPNKRKFYADLTAYLRAFCTPDQNLVVLGDMNVAPLDLDIGIGADNAKRWLRTGKCSFLPEEREWLETLTDWGLVDAYRTVHPEVDDRFSWFDYRSRGFERDPKHGLRIDHLLVTAPLRERLLDADIDYAIRGMEKPSDHCPVWARFDL encoded by the coding sequence GTGTTCAAGATCATATCCTTCAATATCAACGGAATTCGTGCGCGGCCGCATCAGCTCGAAGCGATCAAGGCTGTCCATGATCCGGATGTGCTGGGCCTGCAGGAGTGCAAGGTTGCCGACGACGCCTTTCCGGTCGATCTCGTGCGAGGGCTTGGGTTCGCGACGCACTTCCACGGTCAGAAGTCGCACTACGGTGTCGCGCTCTTGAGCAAGGTCGAGCCGCTATTTGTCGCCAAAGGCTTCCCGGGGGACGCCGAAGACGCCCAGCGTCGCGCCATCATCGGGCGCTACCCCTTGCCCGGCGGGGACGAGATCACGGTCATCAACGGCTACTTTCCGCAGGGCGAGAGCCGTGACCATCCGATCAAGTTCCCGAACAAGCGCAAATTCTATGCGGATCTCACGGCCTATCTGCGCGCCTTCTGCACGCCCGATCAGAACCTCGTCGTGTTGGGCGATATGAATGTCGCACCGCTCGACTTGGATATCGGCATCGGGGCCGACAACGCCAAGCGCTGGCTGCGCACGGGCAAATGCAGCTTCCTCCCGGAGGAGCGCGAATGGCTCGAGACCTTGACCGATTGGGGTCTGGTCGATGCCTATCGCACGGTGCACCCCGAGGTCGACGACCGCTTCAGCTGGTTCGATTATCGCTCGCGCGGCTTCGAGCGTGATCCCAAGCACGGGCTGCGCATCGATCATCTGTTGGTGACCGCGCCGCTGCGCGAGCGTCTGCTCGATGCCGATATCGACTATGCCATTCGCGGTATGGAAAAGCCCTCGGACCATTGTCCGGTCTGGGCGCGGTTCGATCTGTGA
- the murU gene encoding N-acetylmuramate alpha-1-phosphate uridylyltransferase MurU, with translation MKAMILAAGRGNRMRPLTDQVPKPLLEAGGRPLIQYHLERLAAADIREIVINHAHLGEQIEAALGDGSRFGVRIRYSPEQTALETGGGIFKALPLLGPDPFLVINGDIWSDIDPIGLHLAGTDLAHLVLVENPPHHPNGDFILTGGRVQTEGDRRLTFSGVGVYSPRLFAGCRPGAFALAPLLREAMAQGRVGGEHHRGHWLDIGTPERLAELDRLLRESSHRASPIERPEIRP, from the coding sequence ATGAAGGCGATGATCCTCGCCGCCGGCCGCGGCAATCGAATGCGCCCCCTGACCGACCAAGTCCCCAAGCCCCTGCTCGAAGCCGGCGGTCGCCCATTGATTCAATATCATCTGGAACGTCTGGCTGCGGCCGACATCCGCGAGATCGTGATCAACCACGCCCATCTCGGCGAACAGATCGAGGCGGCACTGGGTGACGGCAGTCGATTCGGCGTCCGCATCCGCTATTCCCCCGAGCAAACGGCCCTGGAGACCGGCGGCGGCATCTTCAAAGCCCTGCCGCTCCTTGGTCCGGACCCCTTCCTCGTGATCAACGGCGACATCTGGTCGGATATCGACCCGATCGGCCTGCACCTCGCAGGAACCGACCTCGCTCATCTGGTCCTGGTCGAGAATCCGCCGCACCACCCGAACGGTGATTTCATCTTGACGGGCGGCCGGGTCCAGACCGAGGGCGACAGGCGTCTGACCTTCAGCGGGGTCGGCGTCTACAGCCCGCGCCTGTTCGCAGGGTGTCGCCCGGGGGCCTTTGCGCTGGCACCGCTGCTTCGAGAAGCAATGGCGCAGGGCCGCGTCGGCGGAGAGCATCACCGCGGACACTGGCTCGACATCGGCACGCCCGAACGGCTCGCCGAGCTGGATCGGCTCCTGCGGGAGTCATCGCACCGCGCATCGCCTATCGAGCGGCCCGAGATCCGACCATAA
- a CDS encoding glutamate--cysteine ligase has protein sequence MGQEIAEAHFTQQDFVEFTARLREETALLKHWLASDRFETAEPTAGFELETWLVDPRLDPAPEVESLLAGLNDPLVVAELATFNAEINGSPLPLTGNCLSRFATELTATLQRCDRVAQTLGTRLLTIGILPTVRPQHLSLGAMTPRQRYRALNDQIFALRHDRPLKLEIAGRDRLTLEWHDVMLEAAATSFQIHLKVTPGEAARVYNASKIISGPMVAIAANSPYLFGHDLWDETRIPLFEQAVSPGGPILQERVSFGFRYAERSIMETFRANLDRYPVLLPHLMDEEPQALAHLRLHNGTIWRWNRPLLGFDAARRPHLRIEHRVVPAGPTVSDMVANAALYLGAVRDLAGQSEPLESRIPFLQTRAAFYACAREGLDAEIPWLDGAILPVARVLREDLLPRARRGLLAAGIDPPEIAHWLGIVERRLETRRTGARWQRAWVARHGPDMAGLTAAYLEQQDTGRPVHEWTLLG, from the coding sequence ATGGGCCAGGAGATTGCGGAGGCGCATTTCACCCAGCAGGACTTCGTCGAGTTTACCGCCAGGCTGCGCGAGGAGACGGCGCTCTTGAAGCACTGGCTCGCCTCGGATCGGTTCGAGACCGCCGAGCCGACCGCGGGATTCGAGCTGGAGACTTGGCTTGTGGATCCTCGGCTGGATCCGGCACCCGAGGTCGAGTCGCTCCTTGCGGGTCTGAACGACCCCTTGGTGGTCGCGGAGCTCGCGACCTTCAACGCGGAGATCAACGGCTCGCCGTTGCCGCTGACGGGCAACTGCCTGTCAAGATTCGCGACCGAGCTGACCGCGACGCTGCAACGCTGCGACCGCGTCGCGCAGACGCTGGGGACCCGTCTCCTGACGATCGGCATCCTACCGACCGTGCGCCCGCAGCATCTGAGCCTCGGCGCGATGACACCGCGACAGCGTTACCGCGCACTCAACGACCAGATCTTTGCCCTGCGGCACGACCGCCCCCTGAAGCTCGAGATCGCGGGTCGCGACCGCCTCACGCTGGAGTGGCACGATGTCATGTTGGAGGCCGCAGCAACCTCCTTTCAGATCCACCTCAAGGTCACCCCGGGGGAGGCGGCGCGCGTCTACAACGCCTCGAAGATCATCAGCGGGCCCATGGTCGCCATCGCGGCCAACTCGCCCTACCTCTTCGGACACGACCTCTGGGACGAGACCCGGATCCCGCTGTTCGAGCAGGCGGTCTCCCCGGGCGGCCCCATCTTGCAGGAGCGCGTGAGCTTCGGGTTCCGGTATGCCGAGCGTTCGATCATGGAGACCTTTCGCGCAAACCTGGACCGCTATCCGGTGCTGCTCCCGCACCTGATGGACGAGGAGCCGCAGGCACTGGCCCATCTGCGTCTTCACAATGGTACCATTTGGCGTTGGAACCGCCCGTTGCTCGGCTTCGATGCGGCAAGGCGACCGCATCTGCGCATCGAGCATCGTGTCGTTCCGGCCGGCCCGACGGTGTCGGACATGGTCGCGAATGCGGCCTTGTATCTGGGCGCCGTGCGCGATCTGGCCGGACAATCCGAGCCACTGGAGTCCCGCATCCCCTTCCTGCAGACCCGCGCAGCCTTTTATGCCTGTGCGCGCGAAGGGCTCGATGCCGAGATTCCGTGGCTCGACGGCGCGATCCTGCCGGTCGCCCGTGTTCTCCGAGAGGATCTCTTGCCGAGGGCGCGGCGCGGGCTGCTGGCTGCGGGCATCGACCCGCCGGAGATCGCGCATTGGCTCGGCATCGTCGAGCGGCGGCTCGAAACGCGCCGAACCGGCGCCCGGTGGCAACGCGCCTGGGTTGCACGTCATGGCCCCGATATGGCCGGCCTGACCGCAGCCTACCTGGAACAGCAAGACACCGGACGGCCGGTACACGAGTGGACCTTGCTTGGCTGA
- a CDS encoding M14 family metallopeptidase: MLQELDHLPEGILEAESHELDRLLGAPTLIHLPGAREPALFVSVLMHGNETVGWEAIRALLRDRLERYGELRLPRALSLFIGNVSAAASGVRRLPGQPDYNRVWPGTDRAHTPEHDLMAEVVRIMAERGLFASLDIHNNTGSNPHYACVNRIDNRFLNLANLFGRIVVYFTRPAGVQSLAMAELCPSVTVECGKVGEQQGIEHARSFIEAALHLARISPHPVAPQDIDLFHTVAQVKIREDVGFGFSPEEADLQLNPALEHLNFCELPRGMAFGRIAPGSGIGLDVRDEHGRDVGERYFHVEDDELRLHQPVMPSMLTTNQVVIRQDCLCYLMERYSDHLPTED, from the coding sequence ATGCTCCAAGAGCTCGATCACCTTCCGGAAGGCATCCTCGAGGCCGAAAGCCATGAGCTGGATCGGCTGCTCGGCGCGCCGACCTTGATCCATCTGCCCGGCGCCCGCGAGCCCGCACTCTTCGTGTCGGTGCTCATGCACGGCAACGAGACGGTCGGGTGGGAGGCGATCCGCGCGTTGTTGCGCGACCGGCTCGAGCGCTACGGCGAGCTGCGCCTACCGCGCGCGCTCAGCCTCTTCATCGGCAATGTGAGCGCGGCGGCATCGGGGGTGCGCCGACTGCCCGGACAGCCGGACTACAACCGTGTCTGGCCCGGCACCGATCGCGCGCACACCCCCGAGCACGATCTCATGGCGGAAGTCGTGCGCATCATGGCCGAACGCGGGCTCTTCGCCAGTCTGGACATTCACAACAACACGGGCTCCAATCCCCATTACGCCTGCGTGAATCGGATCGACAACCGGTTTTTGAACCTTGCGAATCTGTTCGGGCGCATCGTCGTCTATTTCACCCGACCGGCCGGGGTGCAGTCGCTCGCCATGGCAGAGCTGTGTCCGTCAGTAACGGTGGAATGCGGCAAGGTCGGCGAGCAGCAGGGGATCGAGCACGCCCGCAGCTTCATCGAGGCCGCGTTGCATCTCGCACGCATCTCGCCCCATCCGGTCGCGCCGCAGGATATCGATCTCTTCCACACGGTTGCCCAGGTGAAGATCCGCGAGGATGTCGGGTTCGGATTCTCTCCGGAGGAGGCCGACCTGCAGCTCAATCCGGCCTTGGAGCACCTCAACTTCTGCGAGCTGCCCCGCGGCATGGCCTTCGGCCGCATCGCGCCGGGCTCGGGGATCGGTCTGGACGTGCGCGACGAGCACGGCCGGGATGTCGGCGAGCGCTATTTCCACGTCGAAGACGACGAGCTGCGGCTGCATCAGCCTGTGATGCCCTCGATGCTGACGACCAATCAGGTCGTCATCCGCCAAGATTGTCTCTGTTATCTCATGGAACGCTACAGCGACCATCTGCCGACCGAAGACTAA
- the lipA gene encoding lipoyl synthase produces the protein MPFEHPLDAPSRTTPDTHQRGHDKVSRIPVKVEPATEILRKPAWIRAKAPVGAGVSRIKSLLRKGKLATVCEEAMCPNLGECFSHGTATFMILGDICTRRCPFCDVAHGRPQPVDPDEPRHLAESIAVMGLRYVVITSVDRDDLRDGGAAHFAACLAAVRERSPAIKLEVLVPDFRGREAIALSQFAGAGVPDVFNHNLETVPRLYREARPGADYAGSLQLLAAFKAARPGVPTKSGLMLGLGETREEVDETLRDLRAHGCDMLTLGQYLQPSRDHLPVKRYWTLDEFEDLRRFAESIGFSSVASAPMVRSSYHADRQASEILDGATSAED, from the coding sequence ATGCCTTTTGAACATCCGCTTGACGCCCCTTCTCGGACGACCCCCGACACCCATCAGCGCGGACATGACAAGGTTTCGCGCATCCCGGTCAAGGTCGAGCCCGCAACGGAGATCCTGCGTAAACCGGCATGGATCCGCGCCAAAGCGCCCGTCGGCGCTGGAGTCAGCCGGATCAAGAGTCTGCTGCGCAAGGGCAAGCTGGCGACCGTTTGTGAGGAGGCGATGTGCCCGAACTTGGGAGAGTGCTTCAGTCACGGCACGGCGACCTTCATGATCCTGGGCGACATCTGCACGCGACGCTGCCCCTTCTGCGACGTGGCTCACGGGCGTCCGCAGCCTGTCGATCCGGATGAGCCGCGACATCTGGCCGAGTCGATCGCGGTGATGGGCCTTCGCTATGTCGTGATCACATCGGTTGACCGAGACGATCTTCGCGATGGCGGAGCCGCGCATTTCGCGGCCTGCCTGGCCGCGGTTCGGGAGCGCAGTCCGGCGATCAAGCTCGAGGTCTTGGTGCCGGATTTCCGCGGACGCGAGGCGATCGCGCTGTCGCAGTTCGCGGGCGCGGGGGTTCCGGATGTTTTCAACCATAATCTCGAAACGGTGCCGCGGCTCTACCGGGAGGCGCGTCCCGGGGCGGACTACGCAGGGTCGCTGCAGCTTCTCGCCGCCTTCAAGGCGGCGCGCCCCGGTGTTCCGACCAAATCGGGGTTGATGCTCGGGCTCGGGGAGACACGCGAGGAGGTCGACGAGACCCTGCGGGATCTGCGCGCGCACGGCTGCGACATGCTGACCTTGGGCCAGTATCTCCAGCCCAGTCGTGACCATCTGCCCGTGAAGCGCTACTGGACCCTGGACGAGTTCGAAGACCTCAGGCGTTTCGCCGAGTCGATCGGGTTTTCAAGCGTTGCGAGCGCGCCGATGGTGCGCTCCTCCTACCACGCCGATCGTCAGGCGAGCGAGATTCTCGACGGCGCGACGTCGGCAGAGGACTGA